In Oryza sativa Japonica Group chromosome 11, ASM3414082v1, the following are encoded in one genomic region:
- the LOC4350072 gene encoding dirigent protein 1, translated as MASLSSLLLGCFLLAAAVFLHRNGASTTTTHLHFYMHDAYTGPAPTAMRVVSGRSLLDDGGDAVPRQFGDIVALNNALTEGPSAGSTRVGTAQGFAVRVSEGGMCGDYGYPYLHDSCNLVGYTVPNIDGISL; from the coding sequence ATGgcgtccctctcctccctcctcctcggctgcttcctcctcgcagccgccgtcttcctccacCGCAACGGCGCCTCCACCACTACCACCCACCTCCATTTCTACATGCACGACGCCTACACCGGCCCGGCTCCCACCGCCATGCGCGTCGTCTCCGGCCGCTCCTTGCTCGACGATGGCGGTGACGCGGTGCCGCGTCAGTTCGGCGACATCGTGGCGCTGAACAACGCGCTGACGGAGGGGCCATCCGCCGGCAGCACGCGCGTGGGCACGGCGCAGGGGTTCGCGGTGCGGGTGTCGGAGGGCGGcatgtgtggagattatggatacccatatctacatgacagttgtaatttagtcggatatacggtaccaaatatagatggaATATCTCTATGA